The DNA sequence AGTACGAgataaaaaaagttaaaatttatcatttgctttttgcacagatgtGTCGCTTGAGACACAAGCCCTACCTGTTGCAGCAATTCCATCAACGCGTTTTTGTTATCACTCCAGTGCTTTCTCAAATCGCTCCCTTTAGGAAACCGATCACAGCCCAGTTCCAATGTTATTTCAAAGCAGTTTGAATGGACGTAATTGTAATCCTGCATTCCTCCCGATAAACTCGACCAGCTGGCACCATTCGTGATGCCATCTATGAAGTGCTCTTCCTTTTGATCGGTACAATTCCACTTCGGATTGGCCAAGTGCATTATGGGGTGTGCCTGtggaataacaaaatcaacaaaaacatgttttCATTTGATGCCTTAATATTTAAGCCAAGGTGATTTATTACAAATCAAACAGAATGACGCAAAACATAGTTAAAGCTTTGGTAATATATTTCGCACAAGGGGCAGTAATCGAAAACTCGTGACTTCGTCGTAAATAACTTCCCGACACGCCTATGACACAACACGCGTGAAACGAGGGAAATGTTTCCCCTGCTCTCGCAGATTTTCAGTGACAAATAAGATTGAGCGAGATGCGACTGCGCAGGTTTCGGGTAGTTGCGAGAATCACGCGTGACGAGGGAAAATTCGTGTTCACCTCCCTCGAACTTTTCTCTTCGCTCTATAAGTACCTGCTTTCACGCTTTAGACATAAATCAAACTCAGCTGTGCTATTTTTGTGCACTGGCCTTGCCATACCTGTGAATATGTTTTTGCCAGTCGCCGAAACACATCGTCATCCGGTGTAGCACTGTAAAGACTTTGTCCCGAAGGAGAATCATCATATGGATACAGCGCTACTAATGCTCCACTGTGAAGACTTGCTGATAGCACAAACGGGTACTCTTTAATCCAATCCATAACAGCTTGTACCTCGGCTTGAGGCGGACCTGTAGTGCTGGGAAAAAATTGATCTGGAAAGTTCCTGTTTAAGTCCACACGATGAGCGTTTCTCTTTCCAATCAACTTATTCCCTTTTCCCCGAACTGCTGCCATTTCATAACCATCCGGATTCATGCTTGGCAGAATGTGAATTCCGGTTGTCTGCACGAGGTGTTTCACAGTGTCATCGCTTTCATAGTTTTCGCAAAGGTATTTAACAAGTTGAAGTAACAGTTCTCTACCAAGTGCCTCATTTCCATGGACGTTTCCAATGTACTTTAATTCCGGTTCGCCCGGCTCGTGTTTTCCTGGATTATCTGAAATCTCCATCACCCACAATTTTCGGTTTTGCACGCTGTATCCGATGGAATACAATCTCGTAAAATCGGgatatttctttgcaaagtATTTCAAAAACCAAGTCATTTCCTCATAATCGTGGTTCTTGAATTCGTCCACGTTTAAAATCTCCACGCTTGGGTCTTGCATCAGCTCTTTCTGTTTAACGCCTCCGTGAAACATATCGAGCACTTTTTTGAATAAAGGATTGCCGCCCACATTGTGAACTGttagaatgaaaacaatgaatagAATGATTGAGATGCGTATCATTCTAACGAAACGAAAAAAACGACTTCAAGATAATGCGATCGAACAGAGCTCGTCTTGCGGTTTGAAAGATTTTGCCTTGAAATCCAACTCCGAAATTTGCGTTAGATCATTATtccatttcttgaaattatCATTGTTTGAAACGGCTTAATTTAGATCTTACCCCTGCCATAAAGGGCGTGTTCGCAGAAAATTCTTTGTcgaaaacaaagcaatttatttttctacTTATTTGTAAGGAGACAGGGGTTATAAAAGGTAAAGGATACTTTCAATCTATCCAGGGTTGTGGAAAAAGTTCCATTGGAGTtctttgttatcattattaactTTGTTCAAATAAACGCTAAACAAGAACGTTGAAACCAGAGGAACAAATTATGACATCTTTGTGCAGTAA is a window from the Acropora palmata chromosome 14, jaAcrPala1.3, whole genome shotgun sequence genome containing:
- the LOC141865932 gene encoding carboxypeptidase D-like, whose amino-acid sequence is MIRISIILFIVFILTVHNVGGNPLFKKVLDMFHGGVKQKELMQDPSVEILNVDEFKNHDYEEMTWFLKYFAKKYPDFTRLYSIGYSVQNRKLWVMEISDNPGKHEPGEPELKYIGNVHGNEALGRELLLQLVKYLCENYESDDTVKHLVQTTGIHILPSMNPDGYEMAAVRGKGNKLIGKRNAHRVDLNRNFPDQFFPSTTGPPQAEVQAVMDWIKEYPFVLSASLHSGALVALYPYDDSPSGQSLYSATPDDDVFRRLAKTYSQAHPIMHLANPKWNCTDQKEEHFIDGITNGASWSSLSGGMQDYNYVHSNCFEITLELGCDRFPKGSDLRKHWSDNKNALMELLQQVHYGVSGFVKNTKGEPLSGATISVADRRHDVTSAKDGDYWRLLVPGSYEITATANGYQPQTRLVELQASEAKTLNFTLKLNQEDETQSSFAANEDELLDRVMAGGVMTNDIIDPREHIAKPSYNDRDEEPEDRHQLFTGMTDKARLSLEDQLLEDDNPREDGSTAGIKLEEISGEGEQSGEGNQTTNKREIVAKPPTVKKTVKPKAVAQNKKTKVTTSNLKSKAHSAVQKKPPQVVKKILPAKSPPTDKRFAKLIGSTVACRISGKKALTTGNLRWVGHLPKMPTDDPHLIAGVELTADNKLGTDGTYRGVRYFSSAPKRGYFFRLKDCKAVKH